In one window of Mytilus galloprovincialis chromosome 6, xbMytGall1.hap1.1, whole genome shotgun sequence DNA:
- the LOC143081072 gene encoding uncharacterized protein LOC143081072, with protein MNIAIGILTLMVVYVKSTPEVNHLIETDHQGREIHMDVMHDIEDKTVIAVIGDVSKYKNGIPTVNFHDYNTGYGVLKNINRKACILTKTPVPIGTDEKYRIGVTTEVHDHFLKIVPAKMLYDEVKALAGEKLASFCKDYTTLYAEVTPVNKHNRQKRGTLYTSSK; from the exons ATGAACATTGCAATTGGAATACTTACACTGATGGTTGTGTACGTGAAATCTACACCAGAA GTCAATCACTTGATTGAAACTGATCATCAGGGTCGAGAAATACATATGGATGTTATGCATGATATTGAAGACAAAACTGTCATTGCAGTCATTGGCGATGTTTCTAAATACAAGAATGGTATTCCTACAGTCAATTTCCATGACTATAACACG GGTTATGGAGTGCTGAAAAATATCAACAGGAAAGCgtgtattttaacaaaaacaccCGTTCCTATTGGAACAGACGAAAAGTACAGAATT GGTGTTACTACTGAAGTCCATGACCATTTCCTAAAGATTGTTCCTGCAAAAATGTTATATGATGAGGTCAAAGCTTTAGCAGGAGAAAAGCTTGCATCGTTTTGTAAAGACTACACGACACTGTATGCTGAAGTTACGCCAGTGAACAAACACAACAGACAGAAAAGAGGTACGTTGTATACATCATCTAAATGA